In a single window of the Micrococcaceae bacterium Sec5.7 genome:
- a CDS encoding ATP-binding cassette domain-containing protein — MIEAHGLTKVYGDKTAVAGVNFTVQAGQVTGFLGPNGAGKSTTMRMIMGLDTPTSGSATVNGVPFAQHKAPLREIGALLDAKAVHSSRSAYNHLLAMAATHSIPTKRVHEVIEMTGLAEVAKKKVKGFSLGMGQRLGIAAALLGDPQTIILDEPVNGLDPEGVVWVRNLVKYLASEGRTVFLSSHLMSEMALTADHLIVIGRGRIIADAPIQEIITGKGQSRTRVRTDQPDQLMNVLAGAGVSVEVREHELLEVQGLNPRQIARAALESRVMIYELTPLQASLEEAYMELTKDEVEYHSLITTGAPVSAQSGGN; from the coding sequence ATGATCGAGGCACACGGCCTGACGAAGGTCTACGGCGACAAAACCGCCGTCGCCGGCGTCAATTTCACTGTCCAGGCCGGTCAGGTGACCGGCTTCCTTGGCCCCAACGGGGCCGGCAAGTCCACCACCATGCGCATGATCATGGGACTGGACACGCCGACGTCGGGATCCGCCACCGTCAACGGTGTCCCGTTCGCGCAACACAAGGCCCCATTGCGCGAGATCGGTGCCCTGCTCGACGCAAAAGCCGTCCACTCGAGCCGCTCGGCTTACAACCATCTGCTGGCCATGGCCGCCACCCACAGCATCCCCACCAAGCGCGTCCATGAGGTCATCGAGATGACAGGCCTGGCCGAGGTGGCCAAAAAGAAAGTCAAGGGGTTCTCGCTGGGCATGGGCCAGCGCCTTGGCATTGCCGCCGCGCTCCTGGGCGATCCGCAGACCATCATCCTGGACGAGCCGGTCAACGGCCTGGACCCGGAAGGCGTCGTGTGGGTCCGGAACCTGGTCAAGTACCTGGCATCCGAGGGCCGCACCGTGTTCCTCTCAAGCCACCTCATGAGCGAGATGGCGCTGACGGCGGACCACCTCATTGTCATTGGCCGGGGCAGGATCATTGCCGATGCGCCCATCCAGGAGATCATCACCGGCAAGGGACAGAGCCGCACCAGGGTACGCACAGACCAGCCGGACCAACTGATGAACGTCCTCGCCGGAGCAGGCGTTTCCGTGGAGGTCCGGGAACACGAACTGCTGGAGGTCCAGGGTTTGAACCCGCGCCAGATCGCCCGTGCAGCCCTGGAAAGCCGGGTCATGATCTACGAACTCACCCCCTTGCAGGCCAGCCTTGAAGAGGCATACATGGAACTGACCAAGGACGAGGTCGAATACCACTCACTCATCACAACGGGAGCCCCGGTTTCCGCACAGTCCGGAGGCAACTAA